The Tepidibacter aestuarii genome contains a region encoding:
- a CDS encoding 7-cyano-7-deazaguanine synthase, with the protein MWYIALAPHFFVLINGISELDNLGILDIVKNKTLTCYNGIKGNGCGDCPACKLIKNGYLELKKLYNLLVYKK; encoded by the coding sequence ATGTGGTATATCGCATTAGCTCCTCATTTTTTTGTTCTTATTAACGGAATTTCTGAATTAGATAATTTAGGGATACTTGATATAGTTAAAAACAAAACTTTAACGTGCTACAATGGAATTAAAGGAAATGGATGTGGAGATTGCCCTGCATGTAAATTAATAAAAAATGGGTATTTAGAGTTAAAAAAATTATATAATCTCTTAGTATATAAAAAATAA
- a CDS encoding alpha/beta-type small acid-soluble spore protein: MVKGPVDQNAMKALNQMKYEIANELGITDELSNNKGTLSAGKNAFFGGYVGGQMTKKLVEMAEKQLINKK; encoded by the coding sequence ATGGTTAAAGGACCCGTAGATCAAAATGCAATGAAAGCATTAAATCAAATGAAATATGAAATTGCAAATGAATTAGGAATAACCGATGAACTTTCTAATAATAAAGGTACCTTATCAGCTGGCAAAAATGCATTTTTTGGAGGCTATGTTGGTGGACAAATGACAAAAAAACTAGTTGAAATGGCTGAGAAACAATTAATAAATAAGAAGTAA
- a CDS encoding small, acid-soluble spore protein, alpha/beta type encodes MNKIPINPKAREALNQMKEELGSELGINDKIIDKGKLPSRLFSYNNKNSLNGEMSINNEYKEK; translated from the coding sequence ATGAATAAAATACCTATAAATCCTAAAGCAAGAGAAGCTCTTAATCAAATGAAGGAAGAGTTAGGAAGTGAATTGGGAATAAATGATAAAATTATTGATAAAGGTAAACTACCATCTAGGTTATTTAGTTATAACAATAAGAATAGCTTAAATGGAGAAATGTCTATCAATAATGAATACAAAGAAAAATAA
- a CDS encoding sigma-54-dependent transcriptional regulator — protein sequence MEIALKLLVIDDEADFRELLKIILEKKGYIVDIAHSGEMGINMINKNEYDVVLTDMIMDGISGIKVLEHVKSLDCGIECIIITGFGSVENAVDAMKNGAFSYFIKSNNPQELIFDIEKVKKIKLLSKENSVLKKEFKKSEFILTSKSPLLKKTIKLAEKAAQTDLNVLILGESGVGKEVIARYIHMCSRRKNEIFMPVNCYSFSDSLLESELYGHEKGSFTGSNSMRVGRFEASHNGTLFLDEIGDIPLSTQIKILRNIDRKEIERIGSNKVIKTDFRLISATNKNLNEAIADKNFREDLYYRISTVIIEIPPLRKRKEDLPILIDYFLHKTQLETKKRVEKIDEKLLNLLINYDYPGNVRELKNIIERLVVFTEGNTITLDDVQYYDIFSKPDIQDNCITLKAIRQSSEKNHIIKVLENNNYKIDKCSKILDISSRQLYNKLNEYDINIK from the coding sequence ATGGAAATAGCACTTAAGTTACTGGTGATTGATGATGAGGCAGATTTTAGAGAACTTCTTAAAATAATTCTTGAGAAAAAAGGATATATTGTTGATATAGCCCATAGTGGAGAAATGGGAATTAATATGATAAATAAAAATGAGTATGATGTTGTACTTACGGATATGATAATGGATGGAATTAGTGGGATAAAGGTACTTGAGCATGTAAAATCCTTAGACTGTGGAATTGAATGTATAATCATAACTGGATTTGGTAGTGTTGAAAATGCAGTAGATGCTATGAAAAATGGTGCTTTTTCTTATTTTATAAAAAGTAATAATCCACAAGAGCTTATTTTTGATATTGAAAAGGTCAAGAAAATAAAGTTATTAAGCAAAGAAAATAGTGTATTAAAAAAAGAATTTAAAAAGTCTGAATTCATACTTACATCTAAAAGTCCGTTACTCAAAAAAACAATTAAGCTTGCTGAAAAAGCAGCTCAGACAGATTTAAATGTGTTGATATTAGGAGAATCAGGGGTAGGCAAAGAGGTTATTGCTAGGTACATTCATATGTGTAGTAGACGAAAGAATGAAATTTTCATGCCTGTTAATTGTTATTCATTTTCAGATTCACTATTAGAATCAGAATTATATGGTCATGAAAAAGGTTCATTTACAGGTTCAAACTCAATGAGGGTAGGAAGGTTTGAAGCATCTCATAATGGAACATTGTTTCTGGATGAGATAGGAGATATACCTCTTAGTACTCAGATAAAAATACTTAGAAATATTGATAGGAAAGAGATAGAAAGAATAGGAAGTAATAAAGTTATAAAAACTGACTTTAGGCTTATTTCTGCAACGAACAAAAATCTTAATGAAGCCATAGCAGATAAAAATTTTAGGGAAGACCTATATTATAGAATAAGTACGGTTATTATTGAAATACCTCCACTTAGAAAACGAAAAGAAGATTTACCGATTTTAATTGATTATTTCTTACATAAGACTCAACTAGAGACAAAAAAAAGGGTTGAGAAAATAGATGAAAAGCTTTTAAATCTTTTAATAAATTATGATTATCCAGGAAATGTTAGAGAGCTAAAAAATATAATTGAAAGACTTGTGGTTTTTACAGAAGGAAATACTATAACCTTAGATGACGTACAATATTATGATATATTTTCTAAACCAGATATTCAAGATAACTGTATAACCTTAAAAGCGATTAGACAATCAAGTGAGAAGAATCATATTATAAAAGTTTTGGAAAATAATAATTATAAAATAGACAAGTGTTCAAAAATCTTAGATATAAGCAGTAGACAACTTTATAATAAGTTGAATGAATATGATATAAATATAAAATAA
- a CDS encoding ATP-binding protein translates to MKKKTVYFVIIFILSISFYINEVVQLEYDVNLVEYFKLSKEFTIEENRLLKENQFLIYGGNINEAPLGIYYKENGQYMGLVVDYINAISIELGIPIISKPIVWNEALDSLARGETDLCDMIPSKERAKYVEFSDPIYSLRGLILVNKNNKDIYDIDDLKGKLIGVQKGDYSIEHLKSLNIDSDFIFTNNLGEALKLLDNNEVDLVMGDEPVIWYHIKELSNLDNYRILEKPLYDKKCVIGVTKDKKNLLGVINKSIFNLKRKGTLDKIHQKWSGFSSSFYEDNKYEKLKLTIITLIILVIIGGYATYLWNKSLKILVKSKTDELEITKNELQIAFNSMKSYLIVIGNNGIIKNINSSFLKYISMDIDNILNKKFECIDILVDFNNTYDSILSMDINSKNKILEKKEYKYKNRLYEVSIYPLKSELVIIDQKLIMIVDVTMDRIKEQKIVHSNRMEAIGRLASGIAHELRNPLGVIRNSTFILEDEYNDLDPNKLKALNAIDSAVNRSSKIIDNLLKFSRLTNDVEELVNLRDIIFEILQYFNKKFKENNIEVILKCSNDINLISNPESIKHILINLISNAIDAMPSGGNIEIFCDYTLEEHVKIIIKDEGVGISEELKEKVFDPFFTTKPTGKGTGLGLYIVYSELLKIKGDIKVESVEGKGTMFTIMILKRGVEYGNST, encoded by the coding sequence ATGAAAAAAAAGACTGTGTATTTTGTAATTATATTTATATTATCTATAAGTTTTTATATAAATGAGGTTGTACAACTGGAATATGATGTTAACTTAGTCGAATATTTTAAACTATCTAAAGAATTCACTATTGAGGAAAATAGATTATTAAAAGAGAATCAATTTCTTATATATGGAGGAAATATTAATGAAGCACCTTTAGGTATATATTATAAAGAAAATGGCCAGTATATGGGATTGGTGGTGGATTATATAAATGCAATTTCTATAGAATTAGGGATTCCAATTATTTCAAAACCTATAGTATGGAATGAAGCACTAGATTCTTTAGCTAGAGGTGAGACGGATTTATGCGATATGATTCCTTCGAAAGAAAGGGCTAAATACGTTGAGTTTTCTGATCCTATATATAGTTTAAGGGGGTTAATCCTTGTTAATAAAAATAATAAGGATATTTATGATATTGATGATTTAAAAGGTAAATTAATAGGTGTACAAAAAGGAGATTATTCTATAGAGCATTTAAAAAGTCTAAATATAGACTCTGATTTTATTTTTACGAATAATTTAGGGGAGGCATTGAAATTACTTGATAATAATGAAGTAGACCTAGTAATGGGAGATGAACCAGTAATATGGTATCACATAAAAGAGTTATCAAATTTAGATAATTATAGGATTTTAGAAAAACCATTATATGATAAAAAATGTGTAATAGGAGTTACGAAAGATAAGAAAAATTTACTTGGAGTAATCAATAAATCTATTTTTAATTTGAAAAGAAAAGGAACTCTTGATAAGATACATCAAAAATGGAGTGGATTTTCTTCTTCATTTTATGAAGATAACAAATATGAAAAATTAAAACTTACTATAATAACTTTAATTATATTAGTTATTATAGGAGGTTATGCAACTTATTTATGGAATAAGAGTTTAAAGATACTAGTAAAATCAAAAACTGATGAATTGGAAATTACAAAAAATGAATTGCAGATAGCTTTTAATAGTATGAAGAGTTATCTAATAGTCATAGGAAACAATGGAATCATTAAAAATATAAATAGTTCTTTTCTAAAATATATAAGTATGGATATAGATAATATTTTGAATAAAAAATTTGAATGTATTGATATTTTAGTTGATTTTAATAATACATATGACTCAATATTGAGTATGGATATAAATAGTAAAAATAAAATCTTAGAGAAAAAAGAATATAAATATAAGAATAGACTTTATGAAGTAAGTATCTATCCTCTTAAATCTGAACTTGTTATTATTGATCAAAAACTCATAATGATTGTAGATGTTACTATGGATAGAATTAAAGAACAAAAAATTGTACACTCAAATAGAATGGAGGCTATTGGTAGATTGGCTTCTGGTATTGCTCATGAACTAAGGAATCCCCTCGGAGTTATAAGGAATTCTACATTTATACTAGAAGATGAGTATAATGATCTTGATCCTAATAAACTAAAAGCACTCAATGCAATTGATAGTGCTGTTAACCGTTCAAGTAAAATCATTGATAATTTATTGAAATTTTCAAGACTAACTAATGATGTTGAAGAATTAGTTAATCTTAGAGATATAATTTTTGAGATACTTCAATATTTTAATAAAAAATTTAAGGAAAATAATATTGAAGTAATATTAAAATGTTCTAATGATATAAATTTAATTTCAAATCCTGAATCCATTAAGCATATATTAATAAATTTAATTTCAAATGCTATAGATGCTATGCCGAGTGGTGGAAATATAGAGATATTTTGTGATTATACATTAGAAGAACACGTAAAGATTATTATTAAAGATGAAGGTGTAGGAATTTCAGAAGAGTTAAAAGAGAAAGTTTTTGATCCTTTTTTTACAACTAAACCTACTGGAAAAGGAACTGGTTTAGGACTATATATTGTTTATTCAGAACTACTAAAAATCAAGGGGGATATAAAAGTAGAGAGCGTAGAAGGAAAAGGAACAATGTTTACTATAATGATTTTGAAAAGGGGTGTTGAGTATGGAAATAGCACTTAA
- the nhaC gene encoding Na+/H+ antiporter NhaC encodes MEVRKAHIYEALLSFGFLMVVMGIGIAVFEANPHIPMLIGTAFAAIIALKIGYKWKDIEESMFDGIRQALQAIVILAIIGVLIGVWLLSGVVPSMIYYGLKILSPKIFLVATMIICSITALATGTSWGAAGTIGIALMGIAQGLGIPAPIAAGAIISGAYFGDKMSPLSDTTNLAPAMAGTDVFTHVKFMMKPTMISYSIALIVFGIVGMKFGNNSVDTSSIQLMKDGLEGAFKISPVLLLPPLLVIVSIAKKMPAIPGIFLGIILGAVLAPIYQGANFGDILNVSYDGYVSQTGIESIDGLLTAGGLMNMMFSISLTLIAMMFGGIMERTGQLEVIVDKLLKGIKSAQGLIALTVATCIGSNMTMPEQYIAIVLPGRMYAQAYKKMGLHPKTLSNALESSGTVTSALIPWNTCGAFLYGVLGVPTLMYFKWAVFNYTMPLVVIILSFVGVTVAALEENNSKNEELKLARSKDEN; translated from the coding sequence ATGGAAGTTAGAAAGGCTCATATTTATGAAGCTTTGTTGTCGTTCGGATTTTTGATGGTTGTTATGGGAATTGGTATAGCGGTTTTTGAAGCTAATCCCCATATTCCAATGCTGATAGGGACGGCTTTTGCTGCAATAATAGCATTAAAGATTGGTTACAAATGGAAAGATATTGAAGAGAGTATGTTTGATGGAATTCGTCAAGCTCTTCAAGCGATAGTTATATTAGCAATTATAGGGGTTTTGATTGGAGTTTGGTTATTATCTGGGGTTGTACCATCGATGATATACTATGGACTTAAAATTTTATCTCCTAAGATTTTTTTAGTTGCAACCATGATTATTTGTTCTATTACTGCTTTAGCTACAGGCACATCTTGGGGGGCAGCTGGAACGATAGGTATTGCTTTGATGGGAATAGCTCAAGGGTTAGGAATACCAGCACCTATTGCAGCTGGTGCAATTATATCAGGAGCATATTTTGGAGATAAAATGTCACCATTATCTGATACTACTAATTTAGCTCCTGCCATGGCAGGTACAGATGTGTTTACCCACGTAAAATTTATGATGAAGCCTACAATGATATCTTATTCTATAGCACTTATAGTTTTTGGTATTGTTGGTATGAAGTTTGGTAATAATAGCGTTGATACTAGTTCAATTCAACTTATGAAAGATGGGCTAGAAGGAGCATTTAAAATATCACCAGTATTACTTTTACCACCCTTGCTTGTTATTGTTTCTATAGCTAAAAAGATGCCAGCTATACCAGGGATATTTTTAGGTATAATATTAGGAGCTGTTTTAGCACCAATATACCAAGGAGCAAATTTTGGAGATATATTAAATGTTAGTTATGATGGATATGTGAGTCAAACAGGTATTGAATCTATTGATGGACTTCTTACTGCAGGTGGTCTTATGAATATGATGTTCTCTATATCATTAACATTAATTGCTATGATGTTTGGTGGAATAATGGAGAGAACAGGGCAGTTAGAGGTTATAGTTGACAAACTATTAAAGGGAATAAAAAGCGCTCAAGGATTAATCGCTTTAACTGTAGCTACTTGTATTGGAAGTAATATGACTATGCCTGAGCAATATATTGCGATCGTTTTACCAGGGCGTATGTATGCACAAGCGTATAAAAAAATGGGGCTTCATCCAAAAACATTATCAAATGCTTTAGAATCTTCAGGAACTGTTACTTCTGCACTTATCCCTTGGAATACATGTGGAGCATTTTTATATGGAGTACTGGGGGTTCCGACTTTGATGTATTTTAAATGGGCTGTTTTTAATTATACCATGCCTCTTGTTGTTATAATCTTGAGTTTTGTAGGGGTTACAGTTGCTGCGTTAGAAGAAAATAATTCAAAAAATGAAGAACTTAAATTAGCTCGTTCAAAAGATGAAAATTAA
- a CDS encoding radical SAM protein, translating to MKSVKSLLSSAVLKEGLKYIEKEPMKNLPKLLNWADKLASKDYHKNIINHLKNICNKEDNNWNIFIKRFFKELNPNVRNKAVTNFFLNSAILGLPIRDKKKQEYNCNVPWAILMDPTSACNLNCTGCWASEYGQHASLDNDQIDKIITEGKELGIYMYIFSGGEPLVRKDDLIKIAQKHDDCMFLAFTNATLIDENFAKELAEVGNFALAISVEGFEEETDMRRGKGTYQKVMAAMDLLKKEGILFGFSTCYHSKNTEVIGSDEYVDFLIDKGCMFGWYFTYIPIGKDASINLLATPDQREYMYHKVRKMRQEKPIFMLDFWNDGEYVNGCIAGGRIYLHINANGDVEPCAFIHYSNVNIKNVSLIEALRSPLFLQYKENQPFNKNHLRPCPLLDNPDKLKEMVEKSSAYSTQPIDKESVNDLTDKCQDISKKWADTAKELYNKDS from the coding sequence ATGAAATCTGTTAAAAGCTTACTTAGCTCTGCAGTTTTAAAGGAAGGGCTAAAATATATAGAAAAAGAACCTATGAAAAATCTTCCCAAGCTACTCAATTGGGCTGATAAATTAGCTTCAAAGGATTATCACAAAAACATTATTAATCATTTAAAAAATATTTGTAATAAAGAAGATAATAATTGGAACATATTTATCAAAAGATTTTTTAAAGAATTAAATCCAAACGTAAGAAACAAAGCTGTTACTAATTTTTTTCTTAATTCAGCTATTTTAGGATTGCCGATTAGAGATAAGAAAAAGCAAGAATACAATTGTAATGTTCCTTGGGCAATCTTAATGGATCCAACATCTGCTTGTAATCTTAACTGTACAGGCTGTTGGGCATCTGAATATGGTCAACATGCTTCTCTAGACAACGATCAAATAGATAAAATTATAACAGAAGGAAAGGAATTAGGAATTTATATGTATATTTTTTCTGGCGGTGAACCTCTAGTTAGAAAAGATGACTTAATAAAAATAGCACAAAAACATGATGACTGTATGTTCCTAGCCTTTACTAATGCTACTTTAATAGATGAAAATTTTGCTAAAGAACTAGCTGAAGTTGGAAATTTTGCATTAGCCATTAGTGTTGAAGGCTTTGAAGAAGAAACAGATATGAGAAGAGGAAAAGGTACTTATCAAAAAGTAATGGCAGCCATGGATTTACTAAAAAAAGAAGGTATTCTTTTTGGATTCTCAACATGTTATCACAGCAAAAATACTGAAGTTATTGGATCTGATGAATACGTTGATTTCTTAATAGATAAAGGTTGTATGTTTGGCTGGTATTTTACTTATATACCTATTGGAAAAGATGCTTCAATAAACTTATTAGCAACTCCTGATCAGCGTGAATACATGTATCATAAAGTAAGAAAAATGAGACAGGAAAAACCAATTTTTATGCTAGATTTTTGGAACGACGGAGAATATGTAAATGGATGTATTGCGGGAGGAAGAATATATCTTCATATAAATGCAAATGGAGATGTGGAACCATGTGCATTTATTCACTACTCCAATGTTAATATAAAAAATGTAAGTTTAATAGAAGCATTAAGATCACCACTATTTTTACAATATAAAGAAAATCAACCATTTAACAAAAACCATTTAAGACCATGTCCTTTATTAGATAATCCTGATAAATTAAAAGAAATGGTAGAAAAATCATCAGCATACTCAACTCAACCTATAGACAAAGAATCCGTTAATGATCTTACAGACAAATGTCAAGATATTTCAAAAAAATGGGCAGATACTGCTAAAGAACTTTATAACAAAGATAGCTAA
- a CDS encoding HD domain-containing protein, giving the protein MKSIFVKDINDNESFKSSFMIIKKLARREGTLIAFIGDKTGDVKAHIPDSTDRLEVGDVISVKATKDGVLNVQSFKKEKTFNIEEFLPSVERPIEDIMDEMNRISKEVFESDECRALDEYFFNDNKFVERFKKGIGGLSQHHNYLGGLAEHTLNSMYLAKIMTDRYNCRYKEIAILGAKLHDIGKIEEYKIDGPFSVTMRGDMEGHIVMGVTMLEEAFRSGGDIYSEDFKMRIKSCIIQHHGKLEYGSPKVPKTEEAFIVHYADYVDAMLNKIEQVRNITEPNNWSEYDRRIGTKLYM; this is encoded by the coding sequence ATGAAAAGTATTTTTGTTAAAGATATAAATGATAATGAAAGTTTTAAATCAAGTTTTATGATAATAAAGAAGCTTGCTAGAAGAGAAGGTACTCTTATTGCTTTTATTGGAGATAAAACTGGAGATGTAAAGGCTCATATTCCTGATAGTACGGATAGGTTAGAGGTAGGCGATGTAATTTCTGTTAAGGCAACCAAAGATGGTGTTCTTAATGTACAGAGTTTTAAAAAGGAAAAAACATTTAATATAGAAGAGTTTCTTCCTAGTGTTGAAAGACCGATTGAAGATATTATGGATGAAATGAATAGGATATCTAAAGAAGTATTTGAAAGTGATGAGTGTAGAGCTTTAGATGAATATTTTTTCAATGATAATAAATTTGTAGAAAGATTTAAAAAAGGCATTGGAGGACTTAGTCAGCACCATAATTATTTAGGAGGCCTTGCAGAACATACTTTGAATTCTATGTATTTGGCAAAGATAATGACAGATAGATACAATTGTAGGTATAAGGAAATAGCAATTCTTGGAGCTAAGTTACATGACATTGGCAAAATTGAAGAATACAAAATTGATGGACCTTTTTCTGTAACAATGCGTGGAGATATGGAGGGGCATATAGTTATGGGAGTTACTATGTTAGAAGAGGCTTTTCGTTCTGGTGGAGATATTTATAGTGAAGATTTTAAAATGAGGATCAAAAGCTGTATAATTCAGCATCATGGGAAATTAGAATATGGTTCACCTAAGGTTCCAAAAACAGAGGAAGCGTTCATAGTACATTATGCGGATTATGTTGATGCAATGTTAAACAAAATAGAGCAGGTTAGAAATATTACAGAACCAAATAATTGGTCAGAATATGATAGAAGAATTGGAACAAAACTATATATGTAA